GAGACGCGGGATCCGGGCGGAAAACCGCACACACTTTTCCTCTTCCCGCTCTAGCACCGGATAAAGTTGTTGCGCCCGGATTTTTCCCGGACAATACCGCCGAAGAGGGGCAAGCGATCGCGGCGAATGAATCGTTAACCATCTAGCCGATAGAGGTGGCTGGTGATGAACGTAAGGTGATTCGATGGCAGTTGAGTTTGGTGAACGAACCGTGGTCCGGGGCGGCGAAGTAGTCGCGTTTCCTCTGGCGGCACGCGCCAGCGATGTCGACCGCTGCGCGCGTGAACTCGACCGGATACATGGGGCCGCTGCAGTCCGCTACTGGAAAAGCGAATGCCGGAAGCTCGCCGAGCAGCTTTCCGCACTGGGTCTTCGGGAGGACGAGATCCGAAACGAGGTCCTCGCGTTCCAGGCGGAAGTCCAGATCGCTATCGCCGGACGCTATCAGGAGCCGCCGGCCCGGAACCGCTCCGATAGCCGCCCATGATCCTTTGATCATTCAGCAGTCTTTGTAACGCGGACCTGATCGATCACCCGGTCCAGCTGTGTACGCTGAACTGCGCTTCCTCGGCGGCCTTAATGAAGGCGGTGCGTGCGACATCGGGCTCGTCATCCCCGTCGATCACCCGCTCGCAGG
The sequence above is drawn from the Sinorhizobium meliloti genome and encodes:
- a CDS encoding DUF6074 family protein, encoding MAVEFGERTVVRGGEVVAFPLAARASDVDRCARELDRIHGAAAVRYWKSECRKLAEQLSALGLREDEIRNEVLAFQAEVQIAIAGRYQEPPARNRSDSRP